One genomic window of Daphnia pulex isolate KAP4 chromosome 10, ASM2113471v1 includes the following:
- the LOC124204333 gene encoding uncharacterized protein LOC124204333: MFSPIVRSAQRISTRTLAQSSSNLASLQIADAKCNVKHSEHPTSLTHNQKMSSASQFASSVAVESSFEPSIMKNRLALPNLLVDTNDEEAVQETSQVDVYHQFQSQPDKVLKSMKLTGSQEKALKKFVIAEQTLNKDNLHNKTAIKWMNAIKFPLLDTVRSRASSFIDSETCRSFISKIGDISDPSTVVVIGNPGAGILSHQFMKKGAKQLVLFEQNSYIRSHLEKIHKNQPVYVAPHSLFSLGENNEHALINLLESEKYNRIKIVQPLSNPTIAKSILTNYTTGIIPFDNKHVELYFVVEKAYGEKLVEMEMVDPLRKLTKSITAWRTFVKSELVCTIAADAFFPSFAPLGFGVHPRKKRADKAVVLRCTFRPISCRGRTLSSTERNLYSMFIRHVMSTSTAKVINSLEKWIPGIGLRLIREGIPLFTCFNQLSSDEFERIFFIFLEMAPEGHSAWQLLSSQNNNSMDWLREFDATAR; this comes from the exons ATGTTCTCCCCAATTGTACGCTCTGCTCAGCGAATTTCCACCAGGACTTTGGCACAAAGCTCGTCAAATCTGGCGAGTTTGCAAATTGCCGATGCCAAATGCAATGTCAAACACAGTGAACATCCCACTTCCCTTACACACAATCAAAAAATGAGCAGTGCATCACAGTTTGCAAGCTCTGTTGCAGTGGAATCCAGTTTCGAACCATCCATTATGAAAAACCGTTTGGCTCTCCCCAATCTACTGGTAGACACCAACGATGAAGAAGCTGTTCAAGAAACCAGCCAAGTAGATGTCTACCACCAGTTTCAAAGTCAACCTGATAAAGTGTTGAAATCCATGAAATTGACTGGCTCCCAAGAAAAAGccctaaaaaaatttgttatagCTGAACAAACGTTGAATAAGGACAACTTGCATAACAAAACagccattaaatggatgaatGCGATAAAATTCCCTTTACTGGATACAGTTCGCTCAAGAGCTTCAAGTTTTATCGACAGTGAGACCTGTC GTTCTTTCATCAGCAAGATTGGCGATATTAGTGATCCGTCAACAGTTGTTGTGATTGGTAATCCTGGTGCTGGAATCTTGTCACACCAATTTATGAAGAAAGGAGCCAAGCAGCTGGTTCTGTTTGAACAGAATAGTTATATAAGATCACACTTGGAG aaaatccACAAGAATCAACCTGTATATGTCGCTCCCCATTCTTTGTTCAGTTTGGGCGAAAATAACGAGCACGCCTTAATTAACTTACTAGAGTCGGAAAAATACAACCGGATCAAAATCGTTCAACCCCTTAGCAATCCCACCATAGCCAAAAGCATTTTGACGAATTACACGACAGGTATTATACCCTTCGACAATAAACACGTCGAGCTGTACTTTGTTGTCGAAAAAGCTTATGGAGAG AAACTCGTCGAAATGGAAATGGTTGATCCCCTGCGGAAGCTAACCAAATCTATTACTGCATGGCGGACGTTTGTTAAATCCGAATTAGTGTGTACGATAGCAGCCGATGCCTTCTTCCCATCATTCGCACCG TTgggttttggtgtccatcccCGCAAAAAGCGGGCTGATAAAGCTGTGGTGCTCCGTTGTACCTTTCGGCCCATCAGCTGTCGGGGCCGAACTTTAAGTTCGACAGAACGAAACCTTTACAGTATGTTTATTCGTCACGTCATGTCGACCAGCACGGCCAAAGTCATCAACTCGCTCGAGAAATGGATACCTGGCATCGGACTCCGACTCATTCGGGAGGGCATTCCCCTCTTTACCTGTTTCAATCAGTTATCCAGCGACGAATTCGAACgcatctttttcatttttctcgagATGGCGCCTGAAGGCCATTCTGCTTGGCAATTGTTGAGTAGTCAAAACAATAATAGTATGGATTGGCTCAGAGAATTTGATGCTACTGCTCGTTAG
- the LOC124204338 gene encoding uncharacterized protein LOC124204338, giving the protein MAHFSVSSLTQVVLLLVFICWTPSLTGAAFSLEEEFLQLKENYIQMKQVVTSLESTVIEQQAKVTQLEAKVEQQVSLLTSLLREKNERTAAAATDSVPSYPSAVAINGLPSSCGDLKMIGHIWSGFYSVMGSAKMESVYCDFTKLPEDAGFQKWIGFADVKSAPVHFDATRFLSFNEIATPIPFEATRVNEGNAMNATSGIFTAPRPGTYFFSFTGVARLRDSSDFWCSLKFKGIDINNNNWITGASYVGENNGPVDQESPLTLTTIGKLEKGDQVWVEIYYNNSTGSSSFLREDSRQFTHFTGFMLEEEIVASL; this is encoded by the exons atggCGCACTTTTCTGTATCCTCACTTACCCAAGTTGTTTTGCTGTTGGTTTTCATCTGCTGGACGCCGAGTTTGACTGGCGCTGCCTTTTCATTGGAGGAAGAATTCCTACAACTGAAGGAAAATTAC attcaaatgaaacaagtcGTGACAAGTTTGGAATCGACAGTGATTGAACAGCAGGCAAAAGTGACACAATTGGAGGCCAAAGTTGAACAACAAGTTTCGCTTTTAACTTCCCTTTtacgagagaaaaatgaacgcacagcagcagcagcaaccgacTCTGTTCCGAGTTATCCATCGGCTGTTGCCATCAACGGACTGCCGTCTTCATGCGGGGATCTCAAAATGATTGGCCACATTTGGAGCGGATTTTATTCCGTCATGGGATCGGCGAAAATGGAATCCGTTTACTGCGATTTCACTAAACTACCTGAGGATGCAG gtttccagaaatggatcggattcgccgacgtcaaatcggCGCCCGTTCATTTTGACGCCACTCGTTTTCTCTCATTTAACGAAATTGCAACTCCGATTCCGTTCGAGGCGACGAGGGTAAACGAGGGAAATGCCATGAATGCGACATCGGGGATATTCACGGCACCGCGACCGggaacttattttttctctttcacgggAGTGGCGCGTCTTAGAGATTCATCTGATTTTTGGTGTTCTCTTAAATTCAAGGGTATtgatattaataataataattggatTACCGGGGCGAGTTATGTTGGAGAGAATAACGGCCCCGTTGATCAAGAGAGTCCGCTGACCCTCACGACGATagggaaattggaaaaaggCGATCAAGTCTGGGTGGAgatttattataataatagtacTGGTTCATCTTCGTTTTTGCGTGAAGACAGTCGACAATTCacccatttcacgggtttTATGTTGGAGGAAGAAATTGTGGCGTCCCTTTGA